The DNA segment CGGCTCTTGACAAACCTCCAGGCGGTTTGGAGGGACCGCTTCAGTAAGCTTTCCGATCGTCCCGCAGGAAGGCCATGAACACCTGGTTGGCTACGGGCAGGCCCCGCCGGGAGAGCCGGATCCGCTCGCCCGTGTCCTCCAGCAAACCCTGCTCGCTCAGGCCCTGGATGGCCCCGCCGTACACCTCGTCCAGGGTGCGGCCGAAGCGGGCCTGGAACGCCCGGCGCGCCACCCCTTCCCGGGTGAGCCGGAGCCCCATCAGCATCGTCTCGTCCATCTCCAGGTCGGGTGTCACCGGCTCCTCGGTGGTCAGGGGGAGCCGGCCGGCAGCCAGCGCGGCCTCGTAGGCGGGCAGGGGCCCCAGGTTGGCCCGTCGCACCCCGCCCCAGAAGCCGTGCGCGCCCGGCCCCAGCCCCAGGTAGGGCCCGTTCCGCCAGTAGATCAGGTTGTGCCGGCACGCGTGGCCCGGGCGGGCGAAGTTCGAGACCTCGTACTGGGCCAGCCCCGCGGCCTCCAGGGTGTCGATGGCCTCCAGGTACATGGCCAGCTCCGCCTCCTCGCCCGGCAGGGGAAGCCGGCCCTGCTGGTGCCACCGGTAGAAGGGGGTCCCCTCCTCGATGATGAGGCCGTAGCAGGAGAGGTGGTCGGGTTCCAGGGCCAGGGCCCGGCGAAGGGTCTCCCGCCAGCCCGCCAGGGTCTGGCCGGGGAGGGCGAAGATCAGGTCGAGGTTGAGGGAGGGAATCCCGGCCTCCCGAGCAAGGGCCACGCTGGTTTCGATCGCGGCCGCGTCGTGCTCGCGCCCCAGCCGCCGGAGGAGGGTGTCGTCGAAGACCTGGGCACCCAGGGAGATCCGGGTGACCCCCGCCTCCCGCAGGGCGGCCAGCTTCTCAGGGGTAAGCGTGCCCGGGTTGGCCTCCACGCTGATCTCGGCGCCGGGGGCCACGGCGAAGCGGTCGCGCACCATGCGGAAGAGGCGCTCGATCTGCCGGGGCTCCAGGGTGGTGGGGGTGCCTCCGCCCAGGTAGACGGTGTCGACAGCCGCGCGGCCCCCGGTCGCCCGGGAACCCCCTGCCGGCACGCCCAGGCGCCCCACCCAGAGGTGCGCCTCCCGCTCCAGGTGGTCCAGGAACCGATCGCGCTCGGGCCCGCGCAGCCGGAAGGAGTTGAAGTCGCAGTAGTAGCACTTGCGGATGCAGAAGGGCACGTGGACGTAGAGCCCCCGCTCCGGGCGACCGAGCGCCCCCGGGGCGGCGGCCTGGCCCGGCTCCACCCGGAGGGCGGCCGATCCGCCTGGCGCGCTCAATCGATGCGCAGGACGGCCATGAAGGCCTCCTGCGGCACTTCCACGTTGCCCAGGTGCTTCATCCGCCGCTTGCCCTCCTTCTGTTTCTCCAGGAGCTTCCGCTTGCGAGTGATGTCGCCGCCGTAGCACTTGGCCAGCACGTCCTTCCGCAGGGCCCGCACCGTCTCCCGGGCGATCACCCGCCCCCCGATGGCCGCCTGGATGGGCACCTCGAAGAGCTGGCGGGGAATGACCTCCCGCAGCTTCTGGGTCAGCTGGCGGCCCCGCTCGTACGCCTTCTCCCGGTGGACGATGGCCGAGAGGGCGTCCACGGGCTTGCCGCCGATGAGCACCTCGAGCTTCACCAGGGAAGAGGCCCGATAGCCGTCGAAGCGGTAGTCCAGCGAGGCGTAGCCCCGGGATCGGGACTTGAGCCGGTCGAAGAACTCGAGCAGGATCTCGGCCAGGGGCAGGCGGTACTCCAGGCGGGCCCGCTCGGGCCCCACGTACTCCAGGGTGAGGAACTCCCCCCGGCGCTCCTGGCAGAGCTCCATGATGGGCCCGATGTACTCCTGGGGCGTCAGGATGGTCGCGTGCACGAAGGGCTCCTGGATCTCCTCGATGCGCGCCGGGTCGGGGAGCTCGGCCGGGTTCCGCACCTCCACCGTCTCGCCCTTCCGGCTCACCACCCGGTAGACGACGCTGGGTGCGGTGGTCACCAGGTCCAACCGGAACTCGCGCTCCAGCCGTTCCTGGATGATCTCCATGTGCAGGAGCCCCAGGAAGCCGCACCGGAAGCCGAAGCCCAGCGCCACCGAGGTCTCGGGCTCGTAGACCAGGGCGGCGTCGTTGAGCTGGAGCCGGGCGAGGGCGTCGCGCAGGTCTTCGAAGGCCTCGTTCTCCACAGGGTAGAGACCGCAGTAGACCATGGGCTTCGCGGGCTGGTAGCCGGGCAGCGGCTCCCGGGCGGGCCGGGCGGCCAGGGTGACCGTGTCACCCACCCGGCAGTCGGTGACGTCTTTCATGCTGGCCATGACCGCCCCCACCTCGCCCGCGGCCAGCTCCTCCACCGCCACCAGCGCCGGCCGGAAGACGGCCAGGTCGCTCACCTCAAAGTCGCGCCCCGTCTGCATGAGCCGGATGGTATCGCCCCGCCGGAGGGCGCCCTCCACCACCCGCACGTAGGCCACCACACCCCGGTAGCTGTCGAAGTGGGAGTCGAAGACCAGGGCCCGCAGGGGCGCCTCCGGGGCGCCTTTGGGCGGGGGGACCCGCTCGACGATGGCCTCCAGGACCTGGTCTACCCCCTCGCCCGTCTTGGCGCTCACCCGGAGCGCGCCTGAAGCGTCGAGCCCCACGCTCTCCTCCAGCTCGCGTATGACCTTGTCGGGGTCGGCGTTGGGGAGGTCGATCTTGTTGATGACGGGGATGATCTCCAGGTCGTGCTCCAGGGCCAGGTAGAGGTTGGCCAGGGTCTGGGCCTCGATGCCCTGGGACGCGTCGATCACCAGGAGCGCGCCCTCGCAGGCGGCCAGGCTGCGGGAGACCTCGTAGGAGAAGTCCACGTGCCCCGGGGTGTCGATGAGGTTGAGGACGTACCCCTCCCCGTCGGGCCGCCGGTAGTTGAGGCGTACGGCCTGCATCTTGATGGTGATGCCCCGCTCCCGCTCCAGGTCCATGGTGTCCAGGACCTGCTCGGTCATCCTGCGCGGATCGATGGTGCCCGTCCGCTCCAGCAGGCGGTCGGCCAGGGTGGACTTGCCGTGGTCGATGTGGGCAATGATACAGAAGTTGCGAAGGCGCTCCCGTGACGTCATCGAGACCCTCCCGCTCCGTCCAACGCGACCTATTATAGCAGGAGTTCGTCCTCCCGGAGACGAAGCTGCACGCCCGGCGGCACGCGTGCGGGCGGGCGGCGGGAAGCCGTAGCCGGATCGGAGGAGCCGACGCCTCTTGAGTAGAGCAGCCGGGCTGGCCCGGGCGGCCAGCGGCACCATGGTCCTCATCCTTCTCAGCCGCCTGCTGGGGTTCGTGCGCGAGCGGGCGGTGGCCGAGGTCTTCGGCCGCACGTGGCAGACCGACGCCTTCCGGGCCGCCTTCCACATCCCGGACCTCATGTACTTCCTCCTGGTGGGTGGGGCCCTGTCGGCCGCGTTCATCCCCGTCTTCTCCCAGTACCTGGCCACCCGCGACGAGGAGGAGGCCTGGCGGGTGGCCAGCTCCTTCCTCAACCTGGTGGTGGGCCTCCTGCTCCTCTTCGCCGTCCTGGGCATGCTCTTCACCCCGGCTCTGGCGCCGCTGGTGGCCTACCGCTTCACGGGCCAGGAGCGCGAGCTCCTCATCCACCTGATGCGCCTCATGTTCCCGGCGGTCTTCCTCACCGCGCTGGCGGGGCTGGGCATCGGGGTGCAGAACGCGTACCAGCGCTTCGTCTTCCCCATGCTGGGGCCCATCGTCTACAACCTGGGGATCATCCTGGGCGCGTACCTGCTGGGGCCCCGCATCGGCATCGACGGGCTGGCATACGGTACGGTGGCGGGCGCGTTCGGAAACGTCCTCATCCAGGCCCCCTTCGTGCTGCGCAAGGCCCGCTGGCGCCCCATCCTCGAGTGGGCCCACGAGGGCATGCGGGAGATCCTGCGGCTCATGGGGCCGGCACTCATCGGGCTCTCGGTGGCCCAGGTGAACCTCATCGTCAGCACCAACCTGGCCTCGGCCCTGAGCGAGGGGAGCATCACCGCCCTCAACATGGCGAACCGGCTCATGCAGTTCCCGCTGGGGGTCTTCGCCATGGGGATCTCCACCGTGCTCTTCCCCTCCATGAGCCGCCTGGCCGCCCTGGGCCGGGCGGACGCCCTGCGCGACACCTTCAGCCGGGGGCTGAGGATCATCCTCTTCGTCACCGTTCCGTCCGCGGTGGGGCTCGCGGTGCTGGGAGAGCCGCTCATCCGCCTGCTCTTCCAGGCAGGCGCCTTCGGTGCCCGCGACACCGCGGCCACCTACGAGGCCCTGCTCTACTATACCCCGGCGCTCATCGGCCTCTCGGGCGTCCAGATCGTCACCCGGGTCTTCTACAGCCTTCACGACACCCGCACCCCCGTGCGGGTAAGCCTCTTCGCCCTGGGCACGAACACACTGCTCAGCCTCCTCTTCCTGCACCGTACCTCCATGGCCCACGCCGGCCTGGCCCTGGCCTACTCCATCACCACCCTGCTCAATCTGGGGCTTTATCTTCTCATCCTGCGCCGGCGCCTGAGACGGATCGAGGGCGGCAGGCTCGCCCGGGGCACCGCCGCGAGCCTGGCGGCCTCAGGCCTGATGGCCCTGGCGGTCTGGGGGGTGCACGGCCAGGTGGCCTCCCGGGTGGATCTGGCCACCCTGAGCGGCCGGTTGGTGGAGACGCTGGCCCCGGTGGCCGTGGGCGTGGTCGTCTACGGGCTGGCGAGCCTGCTCCTTCAGGGGGAGGAGACCCGCTCCCTTCTCAGGCTCGTCCGCCGCGAGAAGGTGACAGGAGCCCCGGAGGAGACCGGTTAGGAGCGGCCGGCAGCCGGCCGGGATCGGACCGGCTCCGGAAAGAGACGATCCGAAAGGAGCGGATGGGCGTGGTGGTTTCCATCCACACGCTCGCGGGCGCCGCCCTGGGCGCCCTCACGGGCAACCCGCTGGGCGCCTTCCTCACCGGAGCGGCCAGCCATGCAGCCCTGGACGCGGTGCCCCACACCGACTACCGCACCGCCGCCCCGGGGGTGGTGGACGGCCTCCTGGGTCTTGCCTTCCTCACCTGGCTCGCGCTCGTCCACCCCGGCGGTGCGGCCGGTACCGCGGCCCTCTGGGGCGGCATCGGCGGCATGCTCCCCGACACCGAGGTGGCCGTCTCGCACCTCTTCTTCAAGGGCCGCATGAAGATGCACTTCCCCAGCCACTCGGGGCTCACGCCCCACCCCCAGGTGCCTCCGCCCCGGGGCGTTTGGACCCAGGCGATCGCGCTGGTGCTGGCCGTCGTCCTGCTGGCGGCCCGGCTGGCCTAGGGCGTCTCCCGGCCCTCGGCCGCCGGTGGGCCCGAGCGGGCGCCCGCGGCCAGCACCGCTTCCGCCAGGCTCTCGGCCAGGAGCTCGGCGGCGGCGTCGGCCTCCTCCTGGGTGTTGTGGTACGAGCCCACCTCCACCAGCAGGGCGTGCGGGTGGAGCTCCTGGTTGTACCTCCGGCTGGGCACCTGCAGGATCCGGTCGAGCAGACCGGGCGTCCGCTCGTTCATCATCCGGGCCAGCGTCTGGGCGAACGCCAGGTTCTGCCGCCAGCCCGGGTGGGGCAAGCCGGACGTCACGGCGGTGGCCACCACCAGGGTGACCCGGGCCACCTTCCGGCCGCCCACGGTGGCCGTCATGTCCGCCGGCGTGTCGCGGTGGAGGTCGATGACGGCCCGGATCGACGGGTGCTGCCGCAGCAGCGCCGCCACGGCCCGGCCGGACTCCAGGTAGGCGCTGGGGTGGGAGGGGTAGTCGTAGACACCTGTGTCGTGCAGCGCGGGAACCCCGCGGGCCTCCAGCGCCTGAGCCAGAGCCGCGCCCGCCCGCACCACGCCCGTCTCGCGGCTGTTGAACCGGTGGTAGCTCGCGGCCGGCAGCAGCTCCCTGCCCGGCTCACGGTACGTTTCCGACGTGTGGGAGTGGTAGATGAGCACCAGAGGCTCCCCGGGCGCGCCGGGGACCAGACGCGGGGGTTCCGGCGCAGGCGCGGGCGGCTCAGGGGGCGCCGGTTGCCTGCCACCGCCCGGGAGATCCGCGCCCCCGGGCCTCTCGCTGACGGCCGGGGCGGCTGCCTCCCGGCTCAACAGGGGGAGTTCACTTATCAGCATCCACTGCGGAAGCCGCCTGGACACATCCCTCAGCCAGGCACGCGCCTCCGCCCACACCCCTCCGGCCTCATCGGGGCCTGACGCCCCGCCGGATCCGACGCCCAGCGACGCGGCCCCCCCACCGGGATCCGCCGGCGGTGCGCCTGTGTGCGGGGCCGCCCGCGTCACCAGTCGGGCCGCCGTGGTGGCATCGGGATGGACCCACCGCGCCAGAGGTGCCCCCGTCGCCTCCCAGTAGGGTGCCAGGTGGCGGACCAGGGCGCCGTCCCCCAGGAAGGGCAGGACCAGGAGCGCCACGAGGGTCATCGCTGCCCAGGCGGGCACGGGCCAGGCCCGAAGACGGCGCCGGAGCCGGGGCCTCAGGCTGCGAGCCAGCACGCCCATCCGGGCTCGGGGCCGGCCGGGCCGGCCGCCCCACTTCAGGGCGGGACGCCGGCCCGCCACCGGGCGGGGAGCCCAAGCCACCCGCGGGAGCGAGCGTACCCGCACCTGGAACTGGAACCCTCCGCGGCCGCGCAGGCGGCCGCCCGGGCGCGGCGCGCCCGGTCGAATCCTGCGGAGCACCCCCGCCCACTTCCTGGGGCGCAGGGCGCGGGAGGCCAACGCCATCCCCATCCCCCCCGCTCTTGGTCCATGCCTATGCAGGGGGGACGAGCCCCAGACACTTCCAGGGTGGTCCTGCCAGGCGGACTCGCCAAGTCCCGCCACGGACCCTCCCGGCGGGACGAGCACCTCTGCCCGGCACACCCTTCGACGTCTGAGGCATACCGGGGACCCGGGCCCCATATCTTCAAGCGGACGTGAGACAGGCACGGGAGGTCGGTGGAACGCCATGGATCCCCGCGGCAACCGGCGGCTCATCCGGATGGTGGGGGCGGGCCTCCTGCTGGTCTGCTCGGCATGGACGGCGGCACCGGCGCTCGCCCAGGAGCCCGGCGACGAAGCCCCTTCATACGGTCCGGGTGAGACCCTCTGTGGGGAACCAATGGTGCTGCGTCTGGGCGAGCCCGCCGCGACCGATCCCGACGTGCGGACCCTCCAGGAACGCCTGCGGGACCTGGGGTGGTACGACGGCCCCCTCGACGGGCACTTCGGACCCCAGACCGCCGAGGCGGTCCGGCGGTTCCAGCAGGGCGCGGGCCTGGACCCCACCGGGATGGTGACCGGCGCCACCTGGAGGGCGCTGGCCGGCGACATGGTCCTTCCCGCCGCGGCCGGCCCCTCCGAGGCCCCCCGGGGAGAGCTTTCGATTGTGATCGACACGAACGAGCGGACCCTCACGCTCTTCAGCGACGGCAAGCCGTACAAGGCGTACCCGGTGGCGGTGGGGACCGGGGAGACGCCCAGCCCCGTCGGCGAGTGGCTCATCGTCCACAAGGACTCGGGGTGGGGGGACGGCTTCGGCACCCGGTGGCTCGGCTTGAACGTGCCCTGGGGCATCTACGGAATCCACGGGACCAACAAGCCCTGGTCCATCGGCACGCGGGCCAGCCACGGCTGCATCCGCATGTTCAACCGGGACGTGGAGGAGCTCCACCGCTGGGTGCCCCTGCGCACGCCGGTGCGCATCGTGGGGCCCCAGCCCAAGCTTCGCTTCGACCGCGCCCTGCAGCCGGGCGCCACCGGCACGGACGTGGTCCAGGTGCAGCTGCGGCTGAAGGAGCTCGGGTTCGATCTGGGCCTCGCGGACGGGCGGTACGGGCCCAAGACGGAGGAGGCCGTGCGGGCGCTCCAGCGCTTCTACGGCCTTCCCGAGGACGGGCGGACCTACGACGACGTCTACTTCGTGCTGGGTCTGAGACGGGTGCCCTGAGAGGCGGGGCGCACCCGGTGGGAGGGACGGCCGAAGGATGGGTGCGGCACGCAGGATCGTCCGCGCAAGGAGTCTCGCGCCCTGGATCGCCCTCGCGCTCCTGGCGCTCGTGGGTGGGACCGCGGGCTGGTACGTCTGGCTCCGGACGCCACCCCTGGTGGTGGGCGACGTGGAGATCCGGCCCAACGCGCCCATCGACCCGCAGCGCACCTACCGGCTGGAGCTCTGGGAGGAGAACGTGGTGCTGTCCGGAGCCGGCACCACGTACCGGACCTCCCTGGAAGAGCGGGTGGAAGCCTTTCGCAAGAGCTACCCCAACGTGACCGTGGATGTGGAGCTCTTCCCGCCAGGAGAGGCCGCCGACCGGCTCCAGGCCGCCCTGGCCTCGGGGCGGCCGCCGGACATCTACGGCAGCCTCACCCCCCGCCTCTACGATCGGACCTACCAGGTTCCCGTGGAGCGCTTCCTGCCGAAGCCATCCCGAGAGGGCATGCCCACCTTCCTCCCTTCGGCCTGGCACGCCCTCTCGGCCGAGGGGCACGTGTGGGGATGGCCCCGGTGGGTCCGGTTCGTCACCTGGGCCGGCCACCGGGGGCTCCTGGCGTCCGCGGGCCTGGACGTGGACCGGGCCGCCCGGGAGGGCTGGACCACCCCCGAAGCGCTCTCCGTTCTCTCCCAGGTGGGCGAGGGCCGA comes from the Limnochorda pilosa genome and includes:
- the lepA gene encoding translation elongation factor 4, translated to MTSRERLRNFCIIAHIDHGKSTLADRLLERTGTIDPRRMTEQVLDTMDLERERGITIKMQAVRLNYRRPDGEGYVLNLIDTPGHVDFSYEVSRSLAACEGALLVIDASQGIEAQTLANLYLALEHDLEIIPVINKIDLPNADPDKVIRELEESVGLDASGALRVSAKTGEGVDQVLEAIVERVPPPKGAPEAPLRALVFDSHFDSYRGVVAYVRVVEGALRRGDTIRLMQTGRDFEVSDLAVFRPALVAVEELAAGEVGAVMASMKDVTDCRVGDTVTLAARPAREPLPGYQPAKPMVYCGLYPVENEAFEDLRDALARLQLNDAALVYEPETSVALGFGFRCGFLGLLHMEIIQERLEREFRLDLVTTAPSVVYRVVSRKGETVEVRNPAELPDPARIEEIQEPFVHATILTPQEYIGPIMELCQERRGEFLTLEYVGPERARLEYRLPLAEILLEFFDRLKSRSRGYASLDYRFDGYRASSLVKLEVLIGGKPVDALSAIVHREKAYERGRQLTQKLREVIPRQLFEVPIQAAIGGRVIARETVRALRKDVLAKCYGGDITRKRKLLEKQKEGKRRMKHLGNVEVPQEAFMAVLRID
- the hemW gene encoding radical SAM family heme chaperone HemW, with translation MEPGQAAAPGALGRPERGLYVHVPFCIRKCYYCDFNSFRLRGPERDRFLDHLEREAHLWVGRLGVPAGGSRATGGRAAVDTVYLGGGTPTTLEPRQIERLFRMVRDRFAVAPGAEISVEANPGTLTPEKLAALREAGVTRISLGAQVFDDTLLRRLGREHDAAAIETSVALAREAGIPSLNLDLIFALPGQTLAGWRETLRRALALEPDHLSCYGLIIEEGTPFYRWHQQGRLPLPGEEAELAMYLEAIDTLEAAGLAQYEVSNFARPGHACRHNLIYWRNGPYLGLGPGAHGFWGGVRRANLGPLPAYEAALAAGRLPLTTEEPVTPDLEMDETMLMGLRLTREGVARRAFQARFGRTLDEVYGGAIQGLSEQGLLEDTGERIRLSRRGLPVANQVFMAFLRDDRKAY
- a CDS encoding L,D-transpeptidase family protein, whose translation is MDPRGNRRLIRMVGAGLLLVCSAWTAAPALAQEPGDEAPSYGPGETLCGEPMVLRLGEPAATDPDVRTLQERLRDLGWYDGPLDGHFGPQTAEAVRRFQQGAGLDPTGMVTGATWRALAGDMVLPAAAGPSEAPRGELSIVIDTNERTLTLFSDGKPYKAYPVAVGTGETPSPVGEWLIVHKDSGWGDGFGTRWLGLNVPWGIYGIHGTNKPWSIGTRASHGCIRMFNRDVEELHRWVPLRTPVRIVGPQPKLRFDRALQPGATGTDVVQVQLRLKELGFDLGLADGRYGPKTEEAVRALQRFYGLPEDGRTYDDVYFVLGLRRVP
- the spoIIP gene encoding stage II sporulation protein P, giving the protein MLISELPLLSREAAAPAVSERPGGADLPGGGRQPAPPEPPAPAPEPPRLVPGAPGEPLVLIYHSHTSETYREPGRELLPAASYHRFNSRETGVVRAGAALAQALEARGVPALHDTGVYDYPSHPSAYLESGRAVAALLRQHPSIRAVIDLHRDTPADMTATVGGRKVARVTLVVATAVTSGLPHPGWRQNLAFAQTLARMMNERTPGLLDRILQVPSRRYNQELHPHALLVEVGSYHNTQEEADAAAELLAESLAEAVLAAGARSGPPAAEGRETP
- the murJ gene encoding murein biosynthesis integral membrane protein MurJ — protein: MSRAAGLARAASGTMVLILLSRLLGFVRERAVAEVFGRTWQTDAFRAAFHIPDLMYFLLVGGALSAAFIPVFSQYLATRDEEEAWRVASSFLNLVVGLLLLFAVLGMLFTPALAPLVAYRFTGQERELLIHLMRLMFPAVFLTALAGLGIGVQNAYQRFVFPMLGPIVYNLGIILGAYLLGPRIGIDGLAYGTVAGAFGNVLIQAPFVLRKARWRPILEWAHEGMREILRLMGPALIGLSVAQVNLIVSTNLASALSEGSITALNMANRLMQFPLGVFAMGISTVLFPSMSRLAALGRADALRDTFSRGLRIILFVTVPSAVGLAVLGEPLIRLLFQAGAFGARDTAATYEALLYYTPALIGLSGVQIVTRVFYSLHDTRTPVRVSLFALGTNTLLSLLFLHRTSMAHAGLALAYSITTLLNLGLYLLILRRRLRRIEGGRLARGTAASLAASGLMALAVWGVHGQVASRVDLATLSGRLVETLAPVAVGVVVYGLASLLLQGEETRSLLRLVRREKVTGAPEETG